GGAAGCTTTTTCGGAGAAGGCCTGGACGAGGAGGCCTTGCGCGTGCGGGCGGCCTCGCTCTTCGTCGGCCCCTAGCGGACGCCGCGGAGGCTACCGTGCTTCTCGTGACCGTGCTTCTCATGACCGTGCTTCTCATCGTGCTCCATCTACGCTTTGACCCGGTCGGATCCGGGTGTCAAGGAGGTGGGCTCGAGCCTGCCCGGGAGGAGCGCAATGGACCGTGAAGCCACCGCCTTCGAGATCGTCTGGCGCAGCGTCTGGGTGCGGGCCTTCGTCTATACCGTCGCTGTCGTCTTGCTGCTCTGGTTGCTGTGGCGCTTGCGCGGCACCTACGCTTTTGCGCTACAGGTCGCCGTCATCGGCTTCACCATCGCCTACATCCTGAACCCCCTGGTGAACGCCCTGCAGCGCCTGCGCATCGGCCGGCCGCTGGCGGTGGTGCTCGTCTACCTGATGCTGAGCGTGGGTTTCGTCTTCGGCTCGGTCCTGATCGGCCGGGTCATCGTCGAGTCGGGCGAGTTCATCCGGCTGATCCCCGGCGCGGTCAACACCCTGCTGCTCTACGGCCAGGACTCGGTGGTTTGGCTCGAGACTTTGCAACTGAACCTGCTCGAGCGTCTGGGCGCGGACCCCGAGCCAGGGCTGACGACCTCGCTCGTCGAAGCCGCGGGCGAGACGGTGACCGGCTTTCTGGCCGAGGCGGCGATGAACTTGAGGGCATTCTTGCAAGACCTCGTCAACTTTAGCGGCGGCATCCTCTACGCCGGGGTCCTGACTATCGTCTCGGGCACCCTGCAGGTGTTTTTGATCGTGGTGACCAGCGCCTATTTTCTCTACGACTTTCCCCGCATCACGGCTTCGTTCGCGCGCTATGTGCCGCTGCGCTGGCGCCCCCTCTACCGCGATCTGACCGCCAAGGCGGACCTGGCCGTGGGC
The genomic region above belongs to Deinococcota bacterium and contains:
- a CDS encoding AI-2E family transporter codes for the protein MDREATAFEIVWRSVWVRAFVYTVAVVLLLWLLWRLRGTYAFALQVAVIGFTIAYILNPLVNALQRLRIGRPLAVVLVYLMLSVGFVFGSVLIGRVIVESGEFIRLIPGAVNTLLLYGQDSVVWLETLQLNLLERLGADPEPGLTTSLVEAAGETVTGFLAEAAMNLRAFLQDLVNFSGGILYAGVLTIVSGTLQVFLIVVTSAYFLYDFPRITASFARYVPLRWRPLYRDLTAKADLAVGGFVRGRLLISFIVGVFIWFGLLLLGVPLALSIAFIAAVLNLIPYLGPIIGAIPAVFLGLTVGPWVAVGAVAVFVGANLLEAHVFGPYIMAKATNLHPVTVLLALLLGAGLMGLVGILLAIPVVALAKVVLEEYLLTRPAFRGPPTSVPEPPLLERKPRADT